From a single Microvirgula aerodenitrificans DSM 15089 genomic region:
- a CDS encoding Mu transposase C-terminal domain-containing protein codes for MIAAIKTSYSATELAAMRLPGLPSTRENLQRLADRNGWARRERSGRGGGYEYVPPSDVMTAIKIRLAEDSAQTLPVASTQSQQLPLIETEAQALTADARRGVLQSLELMMKRSGYPMKKAATVLLDMARIGTANPQLVAMLKMARDQRGRPSRDGLPSVRSILRFVEYNRDGMLAPRHREADMVVPAWAPFFLGHYQRPEKPTVEHAYRSFLPDWQQAQPSASVPSIWQVRRFLKKCGNVTREVGRLGERELKTLRPFIRRGFEHLLPSDIYSADGHTFDAEVQHPLHGRPFRPEITTVVDIATRRAVGWSVGLAESALAVLDALRDACLRAGIPAVFYVDNGSGYKNQMMLDAATGLMARLGIEMVNSLPYNSQARGVIERLHQTIWVQAAKKVSAGYIGHDMDREAKLATFKLSRRALNQAGAATAMPLLSWPDFVRLCEEQVAAYNARPHRSLAKIVDPGTGRRRHMTPDEAWAKHLAAGFEAHQVTDDAARPLFRPQMLRTVRRGEIEMLGNRYFSRSLEEFHGEQLRIGYDIHDPQTVWVYDADGRFLCTAELDANKRDYMPKSLLQRAREKRAAGRERRLEARLDEVRAELNGTPALEHVNTISIPGFMNLNREQLAQRARRLDATEVVPVNDTVAHEIPPSDIPDWSVPETPAARWAEWQRLEGMSIEQISSERAKKWRHTYQATAEFRTYQRQSA; via the coding sequence ATGATCGCCGCTATTAAAACATCCTACAGTGCGACCGAACTGGCTGCGATGCGGCTGCCCGGCCTTCCTTCCACTCGGGAGAATCTCCAGCGTCTGGCAGACAGAAATGGGTGGGCTCGTCGCGAGCGTAGTGGCCGGGGTGGTGGTTACGAATACGTCCCGCCATCTGATGTCATGACGGCAATCAAGATCCGGCTCGCTGAAGATTCTGCTCAAACACTGCCCGTTGCCAGTACTCAGTCACAACAGCTTCCTCTGATCGAGACCGAGGCTCAAGCGCTGACTGCTGATGCCCGCCGGGGCGTGCTTCAGTCGCTAGAGCTGATGATGAAACGGTCTGGCTATCCGATGAAAAAAGCGGCGACGGTTCTGTTGGATATGGCCCGAATCGGCACTGCCAATCCGCAATTGGTTGCCATGCTGAAAATGGCGCGTGACCAACGCGGTCGACCGAGCCGGGACGGCTTGCCATCGGTCCGCAGCATCCTCCGATTCGTCGAATACAACCGTGATGGCATGCTGGCGCCACGCCACCGTGAAGCCGATATGGTCGTGCCGGCCTGGGCGCCATTTTTTCTTGGTCACTACCAGCGACCAGAAAAGCCGACGGTCGAGCATGCGTACCGCTCATTCTTGCCCGATTGGCAACAGGCCCAACCCAGCGCCAGCGTGCCCAGCATCTGGCAGGTTCGCCGGTTCCTGAAAAAGTGCGGCAATGTGACCCGAGAGGTCGGTCGCCTCGGTGAGCGCGAGCTGAAAACCCTCCGGCCGTTCATTCGTCGTGGGTTCGAGCACCTGTTGCCAAGCGACATCTACAGTGCCGACGGCCACACATTTGATGCTGAGGTCCAGCATCCGCTGCATGGCCGGCCATTCCGCCCGGAAATCACCACCGTGGTCGACATCGCCACTCGCCGCGCCGTCGGCTGGTCTGTCGGCTTGGCCGAGTCCGCCCTGGCCGTACTGGACGCCCTGCGTGATGCCTGCCTGCGCGCGGGCATCCCTGCGGTGTTCTATGTCGATAACGGCTCGGGTTACAAGAACCAGATGATGCTGGATGCAGCCACCGGCCTGATGGCTCGGCTCGGTATCGAGATGGTGAATAGCCTGCCGTACAACAGCCAGGCACGCGGCGTCATTGAGCGGTTGCACCAGACCATCTGGGTACAAGCTGCCAAGAAGGTATCGGCCGGCTACATCGGTCACGACATGGACCGCGAAGCCAAGCTTGCCACCTTCAAACTATCGCGTCGGGCACTCAATCAAGCTGGCGCCGCGACTGCCATGCCTCTACTTAGTTGGCCGGATTTTGTCCGCCTGTGCGAGGAGCAGGTCGCTGCCTACAACGCGCGTCCCCATCGCAGCCTAGCGAAGATTGTCGATCCGGGGACCGGTCGCCGTCGTCACATGACGCCGGATGAAGCATGGGCCAAGCACCTCGCGGCTGGATTCGAGGCGCACCAGGTCACTGATGACGCAGCCCGGCCACTGTTCCGCCCACAGATGCTGCGCACGGTACGCCGAGGTGAGATCGAAATGCTGGGCAATCGCTACTTTTCGCGGTCTCTGGAGGAGTTTCACGGCGAGCAGTTACGTATCGGCTACGACATCCACGACCCGCAAACGGTGTGGGTCTATGACGCTGATGGCCGGTTCCTGTGTACGGCTGAGCTGGACGCGAACAAACGCGACTACATGCCGAAATCGCTGCTGCAGCGCGCCCGTGAGAAACGGGCAGCCGGTCGGGAACGTCGGCTGGAAGCCCGGCTGGATGAGGTCCGTGCCGAGCTGAATGGCACGCCAGCACTGGAACACGTCAACACCATCAGCATTCCCGGATTCATGAATCTGAACCGGGAGCAACTCGCACAGCGGGCACGGCGCCTGGATGCCACCGAGGTGGTTCCAGTGAACGACACCGTCGCTCATGAAATACCCCCCTCTGACATTCCCGACTGGTCAGTTCCTGAAACTCCTGCTGCGCGCTGGGCCGAATGGCAACGGCTGGAGGGGATGTCTATCGAGCAAATCAGCAGTGAACGGGCAAAAAAATGGCGGCACACCTATCAGGCGACCGCTGAGTTTCGGACCTACCAGCGCCAAAGCGCTTAA
- a CDS encoding helix-turn-helix domain-containing protein produces the protein MRPAQANGWHKEDIKAAIRKRGITMNELARERGLPPSTVRNALARPVFSGELVIAKFLGVPPHELWPDRWTPDGRRIRPRYADKYMRQPG, from the coding sequence ATGAGACCCGCTCAAGCAAACGGATGGCACAAGGAAGATATCAAGGCGGCCATCCGCAAGCGCGGCATCACGATGAACGAACTGGCACGAGAGCGCGGATTGCCACCTTCAACTGTCCGCAACGCGCTGGCCAGGCCCGTTTTCTCTGGAGAACTTGTCATAGCCAAGTTCCTTGGAGTGCCGCCACACGAACTATGGCCTGACCGCTGGACGCCGGATGGGCGCCGTATTCGGCCCCGCTATGCCGACAAGTATATGAGGCAGCCAGGCTAA
- a CDS encoding antibiotic biosynthesis monooxygenase family protein produces the protein MIAVIFEVELTAGAQQRYLSLAAELRPLLQEVDGFISIERFESLSQPGKLLSLSFWRDEAAVQLWRQLEQHRDAQQLGRTSIFADYRLRVAAVERDYGLLDRGQAPVDSLMYHKP, from the coding sequence ATGATTGCTGTCATTTTTGAAGTTGAACTGACTGCTGGTGCACAGCAGCGCTACCTGTCCTTGGCGGCAGAACTCAGACCACTGCTGCAAGAAGTTGACGGGTTCATCTCGATTGAACGCTTTGAAAGCCTCAGTCAGCCCGGCAAGCTACTGTCTTTATCGTTTTGGCGTGACGAGGCGGCAGTGCAACTCTGGCGGCAGTTAGAGCAACACCGCGACGCCCAGCAATTGGGCCGGACAAGTATCTTTGCAGATTACCGATTACGCGTGGCTGCCGTTGAACGGGACTATGGCTTGCTCGATAGGGGACAGGCACCCGTTGATAGTTTGATGTATCACAAGCCCTGA
- a CDS encoding cytochrome P450: MLSPPMPTMPDAVSAATKDDPRADYQTLSAQGLFFDHYRRCWVAASRETAHAVFHAPELMVRPQSEPVPATLAGTAAADIFAKLVRMNDGPVHLALKAAVQTALDSITDQDVRQATKELAHWFALPLPLDGASVTRFNYGLPILVLAKLFGIDGSYWSGLVDDVLAFTRCVAPGGTGEEMSAGMMAAERLTHCTQQQWQMPGPLLQNLLQAMGALDKSDGSQPWAEANAIGLWFQACEGTAGLMGQGLLAGLQRGWQGNAAEWVEHVLNDLPPIQNTRRFVATDINLSGCPLHSGDEVLLLLAGHASSSEQNLAFGGGVHACPGARWARAIAITGIEHLLQQGVNAQTLLNRSWRRSPNARVPEFR, from the coding sequence TTGCTTTCGCCTCCAATGCCGACTATGCCCGATGCCGTTTCTGCCGCAACGAAAGACGATCCACGTGCCGACTATCAGACACTATCGGCCCAAGGGCTATTTTTTGATCATTACCGGCGCTGCTGGGTAGCTGCATCCCGCGAAACGGCCCACGCTGTATTCCATGCCCCCGAACTCATGGTTCGCCCGCAGAGCGAACCGGTTCCCGCGACATTGGCAGGCACTGCCGCGGCGGATATTTTTGCCAAGCTGGTGCGCATGAATGATGGGCCGGTACACCTTGCATTGAAAGCCGCAGTACAAACAGCACTCGACAGCATAACCGATCAGGATGTACGGCAAGCCACGAAAGAGCTTGCCCATTGGTTTGCACTTCCCCTGCCTCTGGATGGCGCGTCTGTCACCCGGTTTAACTATGGGCTTCCCATACTGGTCTTGGCCAAACTGTTTGGCATTGATGGGTCGTATTGGTCTGGGCTGGTTGATGATGTCCTCGCGTTTACCCGTTGTGTGGCGCCGGGAGGTACTGGAGAAGAAATGTCGGCGGGGATGATGGCGGCAGAGCGGCTGACACACTGTACTCAGCAGCAATGGCAAATGCCAGGCCCCTTGTTGCAAAACCTGCTGCAGGCCATGGGAGCGCTGGACAAATCTGATGGCAGCCAGCCTTGGGCTGAAGCCAATGCAATTGGCCTATGGTTTCAGGCCTGTGAAGGAACTGCCGGACTGATGGGTCAAGGCTTGCTGGCAGGGCTACAACGCGGATGGCAAGGAAATGCTGCTGAATGGGTGGAGCATGTTCTGAACGATTTGCCGCCCATCCAGAATACACGCCGCTTTGTTGCTACAGATATCAACCTGTCAGGTTGTCCGCTGCATAGCGGCGATGAGGTGTTGCTGCTATTGGCTGGCCACGCTTCGTCCTCGGAGCAGAATCTTGCGTTTGGTGGAGGCGTGCATGCTTGCCCGGGGGCGCGATGGGCACGTGCCATTGCCATCACGGGCATCGAACACCTGCTGCAACAAGGGGTAAATGCACAGACCCTCTTGAACCGATCCTGGCGGCGTTCGCCAAATGCTCGCGTCCCCGAATTTCGTTAA